The DNA region TTCATTGCGCGGGGGTGCCGGGCTGTTCCCAGAAACGCGGGAAGGTTTCGTGCGGGTACTGCTTGCCGTCGTACTTGAGGGTCTTGCGCACGGTGCGCAGGTATTTCTCCCCGGCGGCCGAGTCGCCGGTCACCTTGGCGGCCAGGACCAGGTCGGCGAAGCCGTTGCTGCTCGTCCTGGCGAGGTCGAGGGTGACCTTGGCGCTCTCGGTCATGAAGTCCGGGTCGTTGACGCAGAGGGTGCCCTTGATCGTGGTCCATTCGCTGAGGTAGGCCTTGAGCACCGGCCGCAGGGCCTTGCCATCCGGGGCGAACAGGGTCAGCTCCTCGTCCGAGCCGCCATCCGGGCAACTGGCGCCGCGGGCGGTGCTGTCGAACACCAGGCCGAAGGCGCGCACGCCCGGCGCCAGGTGGTAGCGGGCGGTGTCCAGCCACAGGCTGCCGCCGCTCACTTCGGTGGCCGCGTCCTCGTCCAGGGTCGAGTCGTAGCGCTCCAGCAGCGCGCCGCTCCTGCCGTCCACCTTGGCCACCAGCAGGGCCAGGCTGCGTTCACCCTGGGCGACGCCTTCATCGCCCGGCCGCACATAGGCGAGGGCGACCACCGACTGGGCCTTGTCGTCCGGCCAGGGCTTGCAGGCGGCGGCCACCAGCGGGCCTTCGCCGTCGCTGTCGGGCGTCGTCCAGCCGCTTTGCCCCAGTTGCTTGGCCAGGGCCTTGACCAAGGGGGCGGAGCAGGGTTGCGGGTCACGGGCCTGGGCCGGGTTGGCGAGGCCGGCACAGGCGAGCAGCACGAGGTGGGGTGCGAAGGAGGCGAGGCGGCGGTAACGCTCCATGTCGACGGTTCCTTGAGGGGGAGAGGGCGACATTCTAGCGGCCGCCGCCGGGGTCGGTGCGGCTGACCGGTTCGCATTTCCGCCGATTGGTCGGCTAGCCGGCGCTGGTGGCCAGTGGCGCCCCGACCTGCCCGCGGGCGGGCTCGAACTCCAGCGCAGGGTCGGCGATGGGCTGGCGCAGGAGCATCTCGCGGTCGCGCTCGTAGTGGTTGAGCACGCGCCAGGGCAGGTGGCGGCCCTGGCGCGGCAGCAGGTCGGAACCGCGCTGCACGTAGCCCGACTGCAGGGCGCCCATGACGCTGCCTTCCTCCATCTCGCCCTCCGGTGCGCGCGGCGTGCACACCTCCAGGTCGTGCTTGCGCATGTGGTTGAACAGCCGGCACAGGTAGCTGGAGGCGATATCGGCCTTCAGCGTCCAGGGCGCGTTGGTGTACCCGAACACCGAGCCCATGTTGGGGATGCCCTGGGCCAGCACGCCCTTGTAGGTGAGGCGGTCGGCCAGGCTTCGGCGCTGGCCGTCCACCAGCAGGTCGATGCCGCCGAGCGCGCGCAGCTGCAGGCCGGTGGCGCTGACGATGATGTCCGCCGGCAGCTCGGCGCCGGATTCGAGGGCGATGCCCCGTTCGGTGAAGGTGGCGATGCGGTCGGTGACCACCGAGGCGCGGCCCTCGCGCAGGGCGGCGAACAGATCGCCGTCGGGCACCGCGCAGAGGCGTTCGTCCCAGGGCATGTAGCTGGGCGTGAAGTGGCGCATGTCGACCTTGCCGCCGAGCTGCTTCCTGACGCTGCCCAGCAACCAGGCGCGGACCTTCTCCGGCCAGCGCCGCGCGGCCTTGTAGATGACCCGCTGCAACCAGATGTTGCGCTTGCGGGCCATGGCGTAGACCCAGCGCTCGGGCAGCACGCGGCGCAACGCGGCCGAGACCATGTCCTTGCCGGGCACGCTGATGATGTAGCTGGGCGAGCGCTGCAGCATGGTGACGTGCCCGGCGCGCCCGGCCATGGCCGGCACCAGGGTCACGGCGGTGGCGCCGCTGCCGATGACCACCACGCGCTTGCCGTCGTAGTCGAGGTCTTCGGGCCAGTGCTGCGGGTGGATCAGGCGGCCCTGGAAGCGCTGCATGCCGGGGAAGTCCGGCTGGTAGCCGCGGTCATAGTCGTAGTAGCCGACGCAGGAGACCAGGAAACGACCGGTGAACACCCGCTGCACGCCGCTGGCCTCGTCACGGGCCTTCACGGTCCACACCCTCTCGTGGCTGGACCAGGAGGCCTCGGTGCAGGCCAGGCCGAAACGGATCTTGCGGTCGACGCCATGCTCGCGGGCGGTGTCTTCGATGTACTGGCGGATGGTGTCGCCGTCGGCCAGGGTCTTGAGTCGGTCCCAGGGGCGGAAGGCGAAGCCGAAGCTGAACATGTCGGCATCCGAGCGGATGCCGGGGTAGCGGAACAGGTCCCAGGTACCGCCCACGGCCTGGCGCCGCTCGATGATGGCGAAGTCCATCTGCGGCGCTTCGCGCACCAGGTGGCAGCCCATGCCGATGCCCGAGAGTCCGGCGCCGATGATCAGCACGTCGTGATGGTCGTTCAAGGTCTGCCTTCCTTTTGTTGTTCTTGTGTGGAACCAGTCATAGCAGGCTTTCTCCAGCCTGCCCGCCGGCCCTTTGGCGGGTTTTCCGCGAGCCCGTCCCGGCTCGGCGTGTCGTGGGGAATGTGGGAGCGGTCTCAACCGTGAAGAGCATCGCGAATGAATTCGCTCCCACGGGTTCGTAGCCCGGGGGGCAGGACGCGCACGCGGTCAGTGCTCGCGTCGGTAGCTGAAGCGGCACCCGCTGGGGTCGGTGAAGGTGAGACCGTCGGCGTCCAGGCTGTAGCCATAGCTCACCAGTGCGTCGTTGGCGGTGGAGAGGGTGACGCGGCCCGGCCCTTCGATGTGCCAGGTGCCGCTGTCCCACCAGGTGAAGCCGCCGGGCACCTCGGGGGTGCCGCTGTACAGGCCGTTGGCGTCGAAGCGCAGGCTGCTGGCGTACTTCGCCGCGCAGGCCGGGGACGAGCTCTTGTGCCACTGTCCCAGCAGTTGGTTCGCCAGGTCGGTCATCTCGGGCTCCGGTCATCACCAGCAGCGGGGCGCCGCATGACGGCGCCCCGTGCCAGCCGTTTCCGTCCTACTTGGCACCGGCCGCCAGTCCCGTGGTCCTGGCCCGTGTCTTCGGCGCCTTGCCAAGCTCCTTGAGCACGCCACCGGCATCGCCGAGCAGCGTCGCCAGCTTGCTGCGCTCGGTGTTGCTCATCACCGTATCGTAGTCGAGCAGCGCGCTCGCGCCCTTCGGATCGGCCTTGCGTTTATGGAAGCGCTTGGCCAGCCGCTTGGCTGCGATGGCGGCGAAGTGCGGTTTGAGCACCGCCGAGTCCAACGCCGCCTGGATAGCGTCCAGGCCCTCGGTGAGGTGGTCGCCGCCGATGGCCAGCACCAGGTGCGCGTCGGGGGTGGAGAGCACGCGGTGCGCGGCCTCGGCATGCCGCGCCTCGACCGCTGCGGTGACCATCACCGTGGCACTGCCGGCTGCATGGGCGAGCAGGCCATCGATTTCCCAGTGCACCTCCACCTTCACCTCGTGCACGCCGGGTACGCCGAACAGCGCCCCTTCGGCACCGCGCATCAGGGTCATGGATTCGCTGATCCGCTCGCCCGGTTGCAGCAGCTTGAAGGGCTGGTCCTCGACGCAATGCACCAGGGTGCGGAAGCTGCGCACCGTGCCGGATGGATCACCGACGCTGCCGCTGACGAAGTCGCTCTTCAGGCTGAGGTTGGCCGGCACCTGCACCGGCTGGTCGCCACGGTTGACCAGGGCGATATCGACCCGCACCGGTGCGCCCAGGGGCACCTCGCCGAGCAGCGGGGTGACGTCCACGTCGAGCCCCAGGACTTCGGCCTCCAGGTCCGTCGGGGTGATGTTCGGGGCAGCCGTTGAGGCACCGCCGAATGCCACCGAGCCGGGCCTTACGAAGGGGTCGGGGTAGTGGCGAAGCTGCTTGAGGTTGTCCGGGTGGAAGGACCACTGGATGTTGCTGGGGAAGGGCGTGGCCGGGGTGCCGGCGGCGGCGATCACGTCGCTGGTGCACATGAAGCCGAAGTCCGCCGAGTTGTGATAGAGCCCCATGGCGTGGCCGATCTCGTGCACGGCGGTGCGGAAGTAGGGCGCCGCCGCGGTGCCGAAGCGCTGGCCGCTGACCGTCCCCCAGCCGGCCGCGATGGTCCAGTGCGAGGCGATGCCGATGCCCTCGCGGGGCACGTTGTTGGAGTCGGTACCGCCGTTGTCGTACATGATCCCGCGCGGTGTGGAGTCGATGTTCTTCACCGCCAGCACGTGGTAGCGCCACTCGGTATCCAGGTTGACCACCGCGCGCCGGGCCAGCATCGCCGCGTGCATCTCGGCATCGGACCAGGACGCGCCGCTGGCCTCGGCGACATTGGTGTCGCTGAGGTGCACGGCGACCTGCCAGCCCACCGCATCCATCACCGTCTGCCAGGTATGGCCGAGGCCGCTGTTGGTCGGTTGCTCCGAGCCGGAGACGGTGTCGATCTCCACGGTGCAGCGGCGGTAGTAGCTCGACAGCCAGCCCATGGTCAGGCGCCCGATCACGGCGTTGGCCGCGTTCTTCACATCGCCCTCGGCATAGTCGCCGGAGGAGGGATAGCCCGCCGGCGCGGCCATGCGCACCATCTGGGTGGTGAGGGTGGAGTCCAGCGCCCAGCTGTTGGGCGCGGTGAAGCGCCACAGCTCGAAGCCGAGGTTGAAGCTGTTGCCCAGGTAGAAGTGCTCCGGCAGCGCGGTGACGCGGATGTAGTAGCGATAGCGTGAGCGCGAGAGGATCGGGATGCCCGACGCCGGGTTGGGCCCGGCCAGGAGGATCGGCTTCAGGCTGGTTTCCGGGCGCCCGCCCAGCAGGGGGATCGGCGAGGCGATGGGCAGCGGCAGGAAAATGGTCGGGCGCTGGTAGAGGTCGCCGCTGGCGGTTCGCCCGGCAGCGTGGGATTCCACGCGCAGGGTGCCGTCGTAGGACACCAGCGGCGCCCCGGTGGGCTTGTAGTTGAGCAGCCAGCAACCGGGGCGGATGCTGCGCAGTGGCGGCACGATGATCGGGCCGGGGATGGGCTTGGGCAGTTCGGTTATGGGAAGGGCGGCGGCCGCTTGGGCGTCTTCCTGCTCGGGCGGCAGTACATCGGGCATGGGGGGGATTCTGTCGAGGCTGGACATCGTTGAACACTCCTATTCAACAAGGGGCGCACCCTGCCCGTACTCCCAACCACGCGAGCCATTGCATGACGCCGGTACGACACCCCTGGAAGGTTCCTTTTTTAGGGTCGTGTCATGCGTACCGCGTGCGCATGGCCCAGTGAGTATGCGACTGCCCGGGGCCCTGCATAGCGCCGCCCATCGCCCGCAGGACGGGCGGCGTGACCGATTGTCGGAGCGCCCGCAAGCCCTGTAAGGGCGCCGCTACACAGCCCCGTGCAACCGAACTTTTCGTGCTTGTCGATATGCCGTAAAGGCGTTTGCGTGGGGAGGGGGCGAGGGGGGCGGCCGTGGGAATCGGTGGGCTGAAGCCCACCCTACGCCCACCCAAGCCCACCCGCCCGCGCCGAGCCCACCTTTGCAGGCGAATTCATTGGAGCGTGGTCATGAGTCATCGGCTCTGCCTGTGACGATTTGAATGGAGAGCCCTGCAGGATGAACGCGTGCCGTAGGGTGTGCCGTGCGCACCGCCGCTCGGTGCTGCCGGCGAGCTCCAGGTGCGCGCAGCACACCTACGTCTTGAGTGAGCGGTTGCTGCATGTCTCGAGGTCTGGTTGCACCAGGGCGTGGATGTTTACCCGCTTAACGGCGCGCGCTCCGGACCGCTGTCAACGGGTACGGATCTCCCCCCGCGCCAGGCTTTCGGCATCGTTGCCCAGCGCGTCCTTCAACGCCATGTCGGCGCCTTTTTCGCGCAGCTGGTCCAGCAACCGGGTGCGCTGGAACAGCGCGGCGTACATGGCGGCGGTCTGCCCGGCGGCGTTGCGCTGGTCGGTGGGGCAGGGGGTGTTCATCAGGCGGTGGGCGATGCCCAGCTCCGCCTTGAAGATGGCCCCCATCAGGGCGGTGTTGCCGCGGCCGTCCTGCAGGCAGGGATCGGCGCCGGCGGCGAGCAGTGCGTCGACCGCTTCGGCGTGGCCGTGGTAGGCGGCGAGGATCAGCGCGCTGTAGCCCCTGGCATCCTGGGTGTCGAGGTCGTAGCCGGCCTCGATGAAGGCCTGGAGCACCTCCAGCCGGCCTTCGCGGGCGGCGTCGAGATAGCGCTGGGCCAGCTCGGCCCTGATGGCGGCCGGGTCGGGCGCCGGTTCGGCCTGGGCCAGGCCGGCGCAGAGCAGCAGGGCGAGGAGTGCATGTTTCATCTCGGGCTCCTGGGGCCGGCCCGCGCGTGCGGGCCGGCGCTTGGCGGGTCAGTCGGCGAGCGTGGCGGCCAGGGCCTTCACCCGGGCCAGGTCGCCCCCGGCCATCTTGGCGACGCGGGTGCCGTAGTCGCTGTCGGCCTTGTACAGGTAGGCGAGCATCAGGTGCTTGCTCTCGCTGTCGGTGCCGGCGAGGGATTGGCCGAAGCTGTCGACCAGGTCCTGCTGGTCCTTCTTGCCGTAGGAGCGGTACAGGTCACCGGCCTGCTTGAAGTTCTGCTCGCGCTGGATGCGGCGCTGCTGGGTGGTGCCTTGCAGTGGGGTTTCCACGTAGCGGGCGGCGGTCGTCTCTTCACGCGGCTCCAGGCGGCTCGG from Pseudomonas tohonis includes:
- a CDS encoding flavin-containing monooxygenase; amino-acid sequence: MNDHHDVLIIGAGLSGIGMGCHLVREAPQMDFAIIERRQAVGGTWDLFRYPGIRSDADMFSFGFAFRPWDRLKTLADGDTIRQYIEDTAREHGVDRKIRFGLACTEASWSSHERVWTVKARDEASGVQRVFTGRFLVSCVGYYDYDRGYQPDFPGMQRFQGRLIHPQHWPEDLDYDGKRVVVIGSGATAVTLVPAMAGRAGHVTMLQRSPSYIISVPGKDMVSAALRRVLPERWVYAMARKRNIWLQRVIYKAARRWPEKVRAWLLGSVRKQLGGKVDMRHFTPSYMPWDERLCAVPDGDLFAALREGRASVVTDRIATFTERGIALESGAELPADIIVSATGLQLRALGGIDLLVDGQRRSLADRLTYKGVLAQGIPNMGSVFGYTNAPWTLKADIASSYLCRLFNHMRKHDLEVCTPRAPEGEMEEGSVMGALQSGYVQRGSDLLPRQGRHLPWRVLNHYERDREMLLRQPIADPALEFEPARGQVGAPLATSAG
- a CDS encoding ankyrin repeat domain-containing protein, encoding MKHALLALLLCAGLAQAEPAPDPAAIRAELAQRYLDAAREGRLEVLQAFIEAGYDLDTQDARGYSALILAAYHGHAEAVDALLAAGADPCLQDGRGNTALMGAIFKAELGIAHRLMNTPCPTDQRNAAGQTAAMYAALFQRTRLLDQLREKGADMALKDALGNDAESLARGEIRTR